The following proteins come from a genomic window of Nicotiana tomentosiformis chromosome 12, ASM39032v3, whole genome shotgun sequence:
- the LOC104094640 gene encoding uncharacterized protein: MVCMLGVAVYPGNLGRNIIRQVDESEGFEINLDLPLGVSMVAPINPQRGFENIPRYIELSRMAIDTFNLQNNKRYEFVKNVTVNTSLAAGLWCRITFQARDADDDAVKIFQALAWWGIDGDRDIRFCRLKKPSK; the protein is encoded by the exons ATGGTATGTATGTTGGGGGTCGCAGTATATCCCGGAAACTTAGGGAGGAATATAATTCGGCAGGTGGATGAGAGCGAG GGTTTTGAAATCAATTTGGATTTGCCATTGGGGGTTAGTATGGTGGCTCCAATTAATCCACAACGGGGTTTCGAGAATATCCCAAGATATATCGAGTTGTCTCGCATGGCCATTGATACTTTCAATTTACAGAAT AATAAAAGGTACGAATTTGTCAAAAATGTGACTGTGAACACATCACTTGCTGCTGGGTTGTGGTGTCGTATCACTTTTCAAGCCAGAGATGCTGACGACGATGCTGTAAAGATCTTTCAAGCATTGGCGTGGTGGGGAATTGATGGAGACAGAGATATTAGATTTTGCAGGCTTAAGAAACCATCCAAGTGA